GAATGTATCCCGATACCGATTCGGCACCAATTCCATTAAGTAACGATTATATTGAGGAATTGGGAAACGATTTACCTTCTGATGTAATTGAACGCTATAATCAACTAAAAAAATGGAAGGTTGCTGAAGACACTTATACTTACATTTTTACTAATAATCTTTTTCCATTGATTTTGGATATAAAAGAAAGATTGGATATCGATCCAAAATATATGGGCAATTTTCTTGGTCATCGCTTGAAATTTATCGAAGGGCATTATAAACGTGCTGCCAATTTTAATTATAAAATTATTTATGGACTTTTTAAATATTTACTCGATAATAAGTTAGAATTAAATATAGCCGAAGAAATGCTTAAATTGCTTTATGAACATCCAAAGATGCAGTTCGAATCGGTATTGACAACTATAAAATTTAAAAAAGTAAAACGTAGTCAGATTTTTGATCAAGTGAAATTTTTGATTGAAAAATTTAAGCAAATTGGCATAAATCAAGATCGGGAAAATACGCAAAAATGGGTGATGGGTGAGCTTAGGAAATTAGCTTTAGGAAATATCGCATTAGCCGATTTGAAAAAAGAGGTAAATGCTGCTTGTGAGCAAATAGCTCAAAATTAAACATCAGAATCAAAAAAAATAAAAATGGCAGACGATATATTTCAAGGATACAAAGGAGACGCTTTAGACATATTGAAGAAATTTCAAGTGCGTGTTTGGGGACAGGCTGAGGTTGAAACCAGTAGAGGTGATTTTGTAGGAACTATTTTGCCGCGAGCAGAAAACGACGACGATCAGCATATTGTTATGAAAATACCTACCGGTTATAATATTGGTATAGATGTTCAAACGATTATAAAAATGAAGGAAACGGGCTATAAGAAAGCTAATTATAAAATTCCCGAAAAAGAATTTCCTAAAACTCCCGGTTTGCCTCGTGTAAAGTTGTTTGGAACAGGAGGCACTATTGCTTCTCGCTTAGATTACCGAACAGGAGCGGTAATTCCTGCTTTTTCGCCCGGAGAATTGTATGGTGCAGTTCCTGAATTGGCCGAAATATGTAATTTAGAAACAGAAAAAGTATTTGCTGTTTTCTCTGAAAATATGGGACCAAAACAATATATTTCTCTCGCAAAAGCTATTGGTCGTGAAATTGAAAAAGGTGTTGATGGAATTGTTATTGGTCACGGGACAGATACTTTGCATCATACGGGTGCTGCTTTAACTTTTATGATTCAAGATCCGCCTGTTCCTATTGTTTTGGTGGGTTCACAACGTTCTTCAGATCGGCCAAGTTCTGATGCAGCATTGAATCTGATACACGCAATGTATACGGCCGGACATAGCGATATTGCCGAAGTAATGGTTTGTATGTTTGGTCCAACTTCCGATGATTATGGATTACTTCATAAGGGAACGCGAGTACGTAAAATGCACTCTTCTTATCGTTCTACTTTCAGAACTATAGGAGATACCCCTTTGGCGACTGTTAAATGGGGAAAAATTAAAGCTATTAAAAAGGAGTACAACCACAGACGAAAAGATAAGAATGTAAAAATCCTTCCTTATTTCAGCGATAAAGTAGCAATGCTTTATTATTATCCTGCAATGAAGCCTGATATTTTAGATGCGATGGTAGATGCGGGCTATAAAGGAATTATAATTGTTGGAACGGGATTAGGTCACGTAAATAAAGAATTATATCCTGCTATTGAGCGAGCGCATGAAAAAGGTGTGCATATGTTTATGACTCTACAAACTCTTTGGGGGTATGTGCATATGTTTGTTTATGATACTGGTCGGGATATGATGGCTAAAGGGATTATTCCTGCCGGAAATATGTTACCCGAAGTAGCATTTATTAAATTAGGCTGGGTTTTAGGACAAACGGATGATCCGGAAGAAGTTAAAAAGCTAATGCTTACGCCAATTAATGACGAAATTACATCACGCGAGCCTTATAATGGCTATTTAATTCTTCAAGGTGGAGTTCCTGAAGTTGAGGAGTTTATTAAAAAGGTAAGAAAATAGATTTAATTTATCGGTATTTCTTGAAAACAGCTTGAATTTTAGTCTTTTATGGCATAAATCATCCTTGGACGATTGAATAAATCTTTCTTTAATTCAATTTTATGATAGTTAAAAGCCTTGAGTAAGGAAAGCATTTCATCACCTTTTTGTTCGTTAATTTCAAAGTAGATTCTACCTCCTGAAACAAGATGAGTCTTTGTAAAACTTAATATTTTTCTATAAAATATTAGCGGATCATTATCTTTCACAAATAGAGCTTGATTGGGTTCATATTGCAAGACATTTTTTTTCATAAAGGTTTTTTCTGCCTCTAAAACATATGGCGGATTGCTAACAATAATATCAAACTTTGTATCGAAGAACTTAGGCGGATTAAGAATGTCTATCAAATCAAGAGAAAGTCCGGCATTTAATTCCCGATTATTAATTTCTGCAATTTTAAGAGCTTCAGTTGAAATGTCTATTCCGCTAACTATTGCTTTTGAGAGTTGTTTTGCTAAACTAATTGCTATGCATCCACTGCCTGTTCCAATATCCAGTATTTTACTTTGTGAGTGTGGTTTTTCATTATCAATAATCCATTGTACTAACTCTTCGGTCTCAGGACGTGGTATTAAAGTGTGTTCGTTTACCTTGAAATTATATCCGAAAAATTCAGTTCTACCAAGAATATATTGAATGGGCTTTTCTGTTTTTAAATCTTTAATCGCAAAGTTAAATTTTAATAATTCAGATTCACTAAGAGCATAATCGGGATTTAAGATAACGCTAGTTTTATCCATTTTTAAATAATGCTCGCAAAGCAGATAAAAAAACGATAGTATCTCTTTCTCATCAAAGAGAGGCTTTAATTCTGTTTTAGCGAAATTTAATACAGATTTTAGTCGATTAGATGGAATTCTCATTTGAAAATTATTAATACGCAAAACTATATCATTTGTATTTATAAATGCACTTATTAGAGCATTTTAAATTTATGAAACTTAATTTCAATATTTAATTAAATCGAATTTAAATCGAAATAAATAGGAAGGGATTAAGATTTGTATCCAAAATTAGCAACTATTGATTTGGGAGAAAAATTAGGGAGTTCACAAATAGATTTATTTTCTAACTTTGCTCATTCACATTATTTAGTAATTTGAATAATTTTTTAGAATGCTCGATATATTATCACTTTTCCAGGAATGTAAAAATAAAGGTCAAAATGCAGTTTTATGTTTGATAAGCCAATCTGTTGGATCAACACCTCGAAAAGTTGGATCTAAGATGTTAGTATATCAAAATGGTAGTATTGAAGGAAGTGTAGGAGGAGGTAAAATAGAGCATTTAGTTATTCAGGATGCCTTAAAAGTAATAGGTTCTTCAGTTTCAAAATCAATTGATTATGATTTAAGTGGAGATGCTGCAATGCAATGCGGAGGGAAAATAAGTATATATTTTGAGCCATCTCAAACTAAGTCGACACTTTATATTTTTGGCG
Above is a genomic segment from Bacteroidales bacterium containing:
- the gatD gene encoding Glu-tRNA(Gln) amidotransferase subunit GatD → MADDIFQGYKGDALDILKKFQVRVWGQAEVETSRGDFVGTILPRAENDDDQHIVMKIPTGYNIGIDVQTIIKMKETGYKKANYKIPEKEFPKTPGLPRVKLFGTGGTIASRLDYRTGAVIPAFSPGELYGAVPELAEICNLETEKVFAVFSENMGPKQYISLAKAIGREIEKGVDGIVIGHGTDTLHHTGAALTFMIQDPPVPIVLVGSQRSSDRPSSDAALNLIHAMYTAGHSDIAEVMVCMFGPTSDDYGLLHKGTRVRKMHSSYRSTFRTIGDTPLATVKWGKIKAIKKEYNHRRKDKNVKILPYFSDKVAMLYYYPAMKPDILDAMVDAGYKGIIIVGTGLGHVNKELYPAIERAHEKGVHMFMTLQTLWGYVHMFVYDTGRDMMAKGIIPAGNMLPEVAFIKLGWVLGQTDDPEEVKKLMLTPINDEITSREPYNGYLILQGGVPEVEEFIKKVRK
- the prmC gene encoding peptide chain release factor N(5)-glutamine methyltransferase yields the protein MRIPSNRLKSVLNFAKTELKPLFDEKEILSFFYLLCEHYLKMDKTSVILNPDYALSESELLKFNFAIKDLKTEKPIQYILGRTEFFGYNFKVNEHTLIPRPETEELVQWIIDNEKPHSQSKILDIGTGSGCIAISLAKQLSKAIVSGIDISTEALKIAEINNRELNAGLSLDLIDILNPPKFFDTKFDIIVSNPPYVLEAEKTFMKKNVLQYEPNQALFVKDNDPLIFYRKILSFTKTHLVSGGRIYFEINEQKGDEMLSLLKAFNYHKIELKKDLFNRPRMIYAIKD